Proteins from a genomic interval of Rosa chinensis cultivar Old Blush chromosome 2, RchiOBHm-V2, whole genome shotgun sequence:
- the LOC112185731 gene encoding probable LRR receptor-like serine/threonine-protein kinase At3g47570, whose amino-acid sequence MERVTWFFLVYLICCEAASCLTMAAQTNLNITTDRSALLALKDHITSDPQNMILTNWSTTTPICNWVGVICGARHHRVAALNLSYFGLAGTIPPELGNLSLLVDMDIQNNSFQGTLPDELTRLRRLKFINLGYNKFMGVIPSWFGSLSKLQGFMLFGNQFASSIPTAIFNLSALQIFNLSHNQLSGRIPREIRNLTTLKAINLDYNNFIEIPNEIGTLNQLEELFVQNNALKGHIPMVVFNMSSLTRVNFYGNKLNGRIPDNICQHLPNIQELNLGSNQFDGPLPSKLWQCKQLLKLHLGDNKFSGRIPKDIGNLTRIKKIGFYTNSLTGTIPYEFGNLPNLEWLVLQENKLNGHIPSSIFNMSTITLLNLNINQLSGSLPTNIGLALPNLESLAVAANHLSGVIPKFISNASELWLLELGGNSFSGFIPSTLCLLTNLEWLGLSENNLTIDTSTPEVNILSCLPNLRNLRWLNFENNPLNAKLLIPFSNISASLQKLYLENCSLRGNIPSDIGNLSSLILLGLQDNQLSGPIPSSMGRLHNLQALGMYDNTLQGYIPDELCQLENLFVLYLGGNQLSGSVPSCLGNLTASLRGLSLGSNLLNSTIPSSLWGLTDILGLDLSSNSLIGPLSGAVGNLKAAIYINVSYNQLSGSVPSSIGSLVSLVNLSLAHNNLEGPIPSSFATCVSLEGLDLSRNSFTGVIPKSLEALLYLKHLNLSFNRLQGEIPSGGPFKNFSAESFVSNYGLCGGSQFQVPPCKRKTSISILKSIIPGILSATLLAASIIWMLMLRRKKNATAAAHIILMPQVLCRRVSYQELLCATDGFNESNLLGIGGFGSVYKGTFPDETDVAIKVFNLDLEGAFASFEVECEMLSNVRHRNLVKVISCCSQIDFKGLVLNYMPNGSLEKWLYSQNSSLDLVQRLDIMIDVALALEYLHHDYEVPIVHCDLKPSNILLDDDMVAHVADFGIAKLLGGGDSMTQTMTLATIGYIAPEYGTEGIVTRRGDVYSFGIVVMETFTRRKPTDEIFTGEMRISQWVANHLVANAIVDVVDATLLGTEEDHEFVSKRECLSSIMRLAVACSTESLEERISMQEAVAMLKTIKIKFSKQSTAAGGVVLNYRPVW is encoded by the exons ATGGAGAGAGTTACTTGGTTCTTCTTGGTATACTTGATCTGTTGTGAGGCGGCTAGCTGCTTGACTATGGCAGCACAAACCAACCTTAACATCACCACAGACCGGTCTGCTCTTCTTGCTCTAAAAGACCATATCACCAGTGACCCTCAAAATATGATCCTCACCAATTGGTCAACCACCACCCCTATTTGCAACTGGGTTGGCGTCATTTGTGGTGCACGCCATCATCGAGTCGCAGCGTTGAACCTCTCTTACTTTGGTCTCGCGGGCACCATTCCTCCTGAGCTAGGCAACTTATCATTGCTTGTTGATATGGACATCCAAAATAACAGTTTCCAGGGTACCTTGCCTGACGAGTTGACTCGCCTGCGCCGGTTGAAGTTCATTAACTTGGGATACAACAAGTTTATGGGAGTGATACCGTCATGGTTTGGGTCCTTGTCCAAACTTCAAGGATTCATGTTGTTTGGTAATCAATTTGCAAGTTCTATACCAACTGCCATCTTCAACTTATCTGCTCTTCAAATATTTAATCTGAGTCATAACCAACTCTCAG GTAGAATCCCCAGAGAAATCAGGAACCTAACAACGTTGAAGGCAATCAACCTTGATTATAATAATTTTATAG aaattccaAATGAGATCGGCACCTTGAATCAGCTTGAAGAGTTGTTTGTGCAAAATAATGCCTTAAAAGGGCATATTCCTATGGTCGTCTTCAACATGTCATCTTTGACTAGAGTAAATTTCTATGGAAACAAGTTGAATGGTAGAATTCCCGACAATATATGTCAACATCTTCCAAATATCCAAGAGTTGAATTTGGGTAGCAATCAGTTTGATGGTCCACTTCCATCCAAGTTATGGCAATGCAAACAACTTCTTAAATTACATTTGGGGGATAACAAGTTCAGTGGAAGAATACCCAAAGATATTGGGAACTTAACTCGGATAAAGAAGATTGGGTTTTACACCAACAGCTTAACAG GTACTATACCATATGAGTTTGGTAATCTTCCAAATTTAGAGTGGTTGGTGCTCCAGGAGAATAAACTAAATGGCCATATCCCATCGTCAATCTTCAATATGTCCACAATAACATTATTAAATCTCAACATCAATCAGCTTTCAGGAAGCCTCCCAACAAACATAGGCCTTGCGCTTCCAAACCTAGAATCGCTTGCAGTAGCAGCGAATCACCTCAGTGGAGTAATCCCCAAATTCATCTCCAATGCTTCTGAGCTTTGGCTTCTAGAACTGGGAGGTAACTCTTTTTCTGGATTTATTCCAAGCACTCTGTGCCTCTTGACAAACCTTGAATGGCTAGGATTGTCCGAGAATAATTTGACCATTGATACCTCTACTCCAGAAGTTAATATTTTGTCTTGTCTGCCAAATCTTAGAAATTTGAGGTGGTTAAACTTCGAAAACAATCCATTAAATGCGAAGCTTTTGATTCCCTTCAGTAATATCTCTGCATCACTTCAAAAACTTTATTTAGAAAATTGCAGCTTGAGAGGTAACATCCCCAGTGATATTGGGAATTTGAGTAGCTTGATACTTTTAGGCCTCCAAGACAATCAATTGAGCGGGCCAATTCCAAGCTCAATGGGAAGACTACATAATCTTCAAGCTTTGGGTATGTATGATAACACATTGCAAGGATACATTCCAGATGAGCTTTGTCAACTAGAAAACTTATTTGTTTTGTACTTGGGTGGGAATCAACTCTCTGGTTCTGTACCTTCCTGCTTGGGTAATCTAACAGCATCTCTAAGAGGACTATCCTTAGGGTCCAATTTGTTGAATTCCACAATCCCATCTTCCTTGTGGGGACTTACAGATATCTTGGGACTAGACTTGTCATCCAATTCTCTAATTGGACCTCTATCAGGTGCTGTTGGTAATTTGAAAGCTGCTATATACATAAATGTATCATACAACCAATTATCTGGGAGTGTACCAAGTAGCATTGGGAGTTTAGTGAGTTTGGTCAATCTCTCCTTAGCACATAACAATCTAGAAGGCCCTATTCCTAGTTCCTTTGCAACTTGTGTAAGCTTAGAAGGATTGGATTTATCTCGAAATAGTTTCACTGGAGTgattccaaagtctctagaAGCACTCTTATATCTCAAGCATCTGAATTTGTCTTTCAACAGACTCCAAGGAGAAATTCCAAGCGGCGGTCCTTTCAAAAACTTCTCTGCTGAATCATTTGTTTCAAACTATGGACTCTGTGGTGGATCCCAATTTCAAGTTCCACCATGCAAAAGAAAAACTAGTATATCTATCTTGAAATCTATTATTCCGGGGATCTTGTCAGCAACGCTTCTAGCGGCCTCCATAATTTGGATGTTGATGTTACGCAGAAAAAAGAATGCAACAGCTGCAGCACATATTATCTTGATGCCTCAAGTTTTATGCAGAAGGGTTTCATACCAAGAGCTCCTGTGTGCGACAGATGGATTCAATGAAAGCAACTTACTTGGTATTGGGGGTTTTGGCTCAGTATATAAAGGAACATTTCCAGATGAGACAGATGTTGCAATAAAGGTTTTCAATTTGGATTTAGAAGGGGCATTTGCAAGTTTTGAGGTTGAATGTGAAATGCTAAGTAATGTTCGTCACAGAAATCTTGTCAAAGTCATCAGTTGTTGTAGTCAAATTGATTTCAAAGGTCTTGTATTGAATTACATGCCTAATGGGAGCCTTGAGAAGTGGTTGTATTCTcagaattcttctttggacTTAGTGCAGAGGTTGGATATAATGATAGATGTTGCATTGGCATTGGAGTACCTTCACCATGATTATGAAGTACCTATTGTCCATTGCGATTTGAAGCCGAGCAACATCTTACTAGATGATGATATGGTTGCACATGTTGCTGATTTTGGTATTGCAAAACTCTTGGGTGGAGGAGATTCTATGACTCAAACCATGACCCTGGCCACAATTGGGTATATTGCACCAG AGTATGGAACGGAAGGAATAGTGACCAGAAGAGGGGATGTGTATAGTTTCGGTATTGTGGTGATGGAAACATTTACAAGAAGGAAACCAACTGATGAGATCTTCACTGGGGAAATGAGAATAAGTCAATGGGTTGCAAATCACCTTGTTGCAAATGCGATAGTTGATGTTGTGGATGCTACTTTACTTGGAACCGAGGAGGATCATGAGTTCGTGAGCAAGAGGGAGTGCTTATCATCTATTATGAGATTAGCTGTTGCTTGTTCAACAGAATCACTGGAAGAGAGGATAAGCATGCAAGAGGCTGTAGCCATGCTTAAAACAATCAAGATCAAGTTTTCAAAGCAAAGTACTGCTGCAGGAGGTGTGGTGTTGAACTATCGTCCTGTTTGGTAA
- the LOC112185748 gene encoding oxidation resistance protein 1 isoform X1: MGRPRSLRSKAAHFVTDITTGLLNPISDKPSKPSPSPPPQEDVDGSRGSQNGTMSEESPANPVDGPDTSSFTAFLYSLLSSSESGDKSKSSDEQVDDQIDKSNSLSDSAVKANSGKRSLFSKGKHTLSKALYQAARFGGYRSQERKGNLDVKGDDGNDSEFAGVEMRHMQKPQKPVALVHLTDISEPSLLLTEKTRIALYSSLPALVQGRRWLLLYSTWRHGISLSTLYRRSMLWPGLSLLVVGDRKGAVFGGLVEVPLRPTNKKYQGTNDTFVFTNTPGHPVIYRPTGANRYFTLCATDFLAIGGGGHFALYLNSDLLSGSSSVSETYGNPCLANSEDFDVKEVELWGFVYATKYEEVLAQSRMEAPGICRW; the protein is encoded by the exons ATGGGTAGGCCAAGGAGTCTTCGCAGCAAAGCGGCCCACTTTGTGACTGATATCACTACTGGATTGCTCAACCCCATTTCTGACAAACCCTCCAAaccctctccttctcctcctcct CAGGAAGATGTGGATGGGTCCAGAGGAAGTCAAAATGGAACAATGAGTGAAGAGAGTCCAGCTAATCCAGTTGACGGGCCTGACACTTCTTCATTTACTGCATTTCTCTACTCACTGTTATCGTCATCAGAGTCGGGAGATAAGAGCAAAAGTTCGGATGAACAGGTTGATGACCAAATAGATAAGAGCAACTCATTGTCTGATTCTGCAGTGAAAGCAAACAGTGGGAAGAGAAGTTTGTTTTCTAAGGGGAAACACACGCTTAGTAAAGCGTTGTACCAGGCTGCAAGATTTGGTGGGTATCGGAGTCAAGAGCGGAAGGGTAACCTTGATGTAAAAGGTGATGATGGGAATGACTCTGAGTTCGCTGGAGTTGAGATGAGGCATATGCAGAAACCACAAAAGCCTGTGGCCTTGGTTCATTTGACAGACATCTCTGAACCGTCTTTACTTCTTACTGAGAAAACTAGAATTGCTCTTTACAGTTCACTCCCGGCGCTAGTACAGGGAAGACGATGGTTGCTACTATATAG TACATGGAGGCATGGCATATCACTTTCAACCCTATACAGAAGAAGTATGCTTTGGCCTGGCCTCAGTTTGCTG GTTGTTGGAGACCGTAAAGGTGCAGTTTTTGGTGGCTTGGTGGAGGTACCTCTAAGACCAACCAACAAGAAGTATCAG GGAACAAATGATACATTTGTTTTCACAAATACACCTGGCCATCCTGTTATATATCGCCCTACAG GTGCCAACCGCTATTTCACATTGTGCGCTactgactttttagctattggTGGGGGTGGTCATTTTGCACTCTATTTGAATAGTGATCT ATTGAGTGGATCAAGTTCAGTTTCAGAAACCTATGGGAATCCATGTCTTGCAAACTCAGAAGACTTTGATGTGAAAGAAGTAGAG TTATGGGGTTTTGTGTATGCTACTAAGTATGAGGAAGTACTTGCTCAAAGTCGTATGGAGGCACCTGGGATTTGCCGATGGTGA
- the LOC112185748 gene encoding oxidation resistance protein 1 isoform X2 produces MGRPRSLRSKAAHFVTDITTGLLNPISDKPSKPSPSPPPEDVDGSRGSQNGTMSEESPANPVDGPDTSSFTAFLYSLLSSSESGDKSKSSDEQVDDQIDKSNSLSDSAVKANSGKRSLFSKGKHTLSKALYQAARFGGYRSQERKGNLDVKGDDGNDSEFAGVEMRHMQKPQKPVALVHLTDISEPSLLLTEKTRIALYSSLPALVQGRRWLLLYSTWRHGISLSTLYRRSMLWPGLSLLVVGDRKGAVFGGLVEVPLRPTNKKYQGTNDTFVFTNTPGHPVIYRPTGANRYFTLCATDFLAIGGGGHFALYLNSDLLSGSSSVSETYGNPCLANSEDFDVKEVELWGFVYATKYEEVLAQSRMEAPGICRW; encoded by the exons ATGGGTAGGCCAAGGAGTCTTCGCAGCAAAGCGGCCCACTTTGTGACTGATATCACTACTGGATTGCTCAACCCCATTTCTGACAAACCCTCCAAaccctctccttctcctcctcct GAAGATGTGGATGGGTCCAGAGGAAGTCAAAATGGAACAATGAGTGAAGAGAGTCCAGCTAATCCAGTTGACGGGCCTGACACTTCTTCATTTACTGCATTTCTCTACTCACTGTTATCGTCATCAGAGTCGGGAGATAAGAGCAAAAGTTCGGATGAACAGGTTGATGACCAAATAGATAAGAGCAACTCATTGTCTGATTCTGCAGTGAAAGCAAACAGTGGGAAGAGAAGTTTGTTTTCTAAGGGGAAACACACGCTTAGTAAAGCGTTGTACCAGGCTGCAAGATTTGGTGGGTATCGGAGTCAAGAGCGGAAGGGTAACCTTGATGTAAAAGGTGATGATGGGAATGACTCTGAGTTCGCTGGAGTTGAGATGAGGCATATGCAGAAACCACAAAAGCCTGTGGCCTTGGTTCATTTGACAGACATCTCTGAACCGTCTTTACTTCTTACTGAGAAAACTAGAATTGCTCTTTACAGTTCACTCCCGGCGCTAGTACAGGGAAGACGATGGTTGCTACTATATAG TACATGGAGGCATGGCATATCACTTTCAACCCTATACAGAAGAAGTATGCTTTGGCCTGGCCTCAGTTTGCTG GTTGTTGGAGACCGTAAAGGTGCAGTTTTTGGTGGCTTGGTGGAGGTACCTCTAAGACCAACCAACAAGAAGTATCAG GGAACAAATGATACATTTGTTTTCACAAATACACCTGGCCATCCTGTTATATATCGCCCTACAG GTGCCAACCGCTATTTCACATTGTGCGCTactgactttttagctattggTGGGGGTGGTCATTTTGCACTCTATTTGAATAGTGATCT ATTGAGTGGATCAAGTTCAGTTTCAGAAACCTATGGGAATCCATGTCTTGCAAACTCAGAAGACTTTGATGTGAAAGAAGTAGAG TTATGGGGTTTTGTGTATGCTACTAAGTATGAGGAAGTACTTGCTCAAAGTCGTATGGAGGCACCTGGGATTTGCCGATGGTGA
- the LOC112184329 gene encoding annexin D1: MATLQVPACVPSPAEDSEQLKKAFEGWGTNEGLIISILAHRNADQRRLIQQTYAETYGEDLLKALDKELTSDFERALLLWTLHPSERDAVLANEATKRFTSSNWVLMEIACSRSSHELHLVKQAYHVKFKKSLEEDVAFHTSGDFRKLLVPLVSAFRYEGDEVNITVAKREAKILHEKVKDKHYNDEELIRIITTRSKAQLNATFNQYNNEFGNAITKDLKADKDDEFLKLLRATAKLLTFPEKYFEKLLRLCINKLGTDEGALTRVITTRAEVDLHRIKEEYQRRNSVTLGHAIQKDTRGDYEKLLLELIGHADA; this comes from the exons ATGGCGACTCTTCAAGTACCAGCATGCGTTCCTTCTCCTGCTGAGGACTCTGAGCAGCTCAAGAAGGCTTTTGAAG GATGGGGCACAAATGAGGGCTTGATCATTTCCATATTGGCTCATAGGAATGCTGATCAGAGAAGACTAATTCAGCAGACTTATGCTGAAACTTATGGGGAGGATCTTCTCAAGGCACTGGACAAAGAACTCACAAGTGATTTTGAG CGCGCTTTGCTGCTATGGACGCTGCATCCTTCCGAGCGTGATGCAGTTTTGGCTAATGAGGCTACAAAGAGGTTCACTTCAAGCAATTGGGTTCTCATGGAAATAGCTTGTTCTAGATCTTCACATGAACTACACCTGGTAAAGCAGGCTTATCATGTTAAGTTCAAGAAATCCCTTGAAGAGGATGTTGCATTTCATACATCTGGAGACTTCCGCAAG CTTTTGGTACCTCTTGTGAGTGCTTTCCGATATGAAGGAGATGAAGTGAACATTACAGTGGCAAAAAGAGAGGCTAAGATACTTCATGAGAAAGTTAAGGACAAACACTACAATGATGAGGAGCTCATCAGGATCATCACTACCAGAAGTAAGGCACAGCTGAACGCTACTTTCAATCAGTACAACAATGAATTTGGAAATGCCATTACCAAG GATTTGAAGGCTGATAAGGATGATGAATTCCTCAAATTACTGAGAGCAACTGCCAAACTCTTGACCTTCCCTGAGAAGTACTTTGAGAAGCTTCTGCGTCTGTGTATCAACAAGCTCGGGACAGATGAAGGTGCGCTTACTAGAGTTATTACAACCAGAGCAGAGGTTGACCTGCATCGCATTAAGGAAGAATACCAGCGCAGAAACAGTGTTACTTTGGGCCATGCAATTCAAAAAGACACCAGAGGAGACTATGAGAAGCTGCTTCTGGAACTTATTGGACATGCAGATGCGTGA